The genomic region TGATCTCATATGGATACTGATAAATTCCGGTTTTATAACGTAATCCCGACAGGGTTTGTAATAGTGTTTTTTTAAATCCTCTGATCCGGAAATCGGATACCGTAGGATAATAGCCGTTTAAAACCGTTTCGAAGTTTTTGATCGTATCGATCATATAGGGTTTTAACCACGGCGTAATCGGGTTTTTTCGAAGGTCGAAGTTTTCCCAGCTGGGCGAAATCCAGTCTTCCAATTGCGTAGGAAATGAAAATCCGGCATCCAGAATTTGCTGGTACAGTTCCGATCCTTCGGTTGGAACCGGACTATATAAATAAATGATAATTTCGGATTTCGGGTTGATCGTTTTGATTTCGCGGATAAAGTTAATATCCCATAAAATCTGATCGTATACTTCTTTTTCGGTCGCAGCCGGCATACCCAGTACAAAGGATAACTCCGGAACAATGTCGACGTTTTTCATCCGTAACACAAAATCTTTGATCATTTGTCCGGATTGCGTACCGCCTTTGTTCATTTGTTTTAAAATGGCATCGTTTCCGGTTTCGGCACCTAAAAAGATCATTTTGCAACCGGCTTTGCGCATCAGTCGGAGTTCGTCGTCCGAATACATATTGATCGTGTCAATACGACCTTCACCCCAATAACTGATGTTGTCGTTTAGGATTAGTTCTGAAAATTCCAACACTCTTTTTTTCGACGTAAAAAAATTATTGTCGTGAAATTCGATCGCGTCAATGTTATAGGTGTCTTTAAAATAGCGTACATCTTCGTAAATCCGTGCAGCCGACATGCCTTTCCAACGGGCATTGTAAATCGGAACAACCGCACAAAACGAACAGCTAAACGGACAACCCATGCTGGAATGATAGGAAAGCGTTTTCGATCCCATAAAAGTTTTGGCCAGGTAGTTGCGTACCGGGTAAAACTGGTTTAGGTATTCGTAGGGGAACTTTGGTAGCGTATCCTGATCCAATAAGGCTTCGGTTGCGGTTTTGGTTATCGTACCGTCCGCTTTTTTATAAATCAGGTTTTTGATTAAAACGATGCTTTCGGGTTCGTTGTTTTCCAAGGCAGCTAAAAGCGATGGAAAGGTTTTGTCGCCGGGACCATTGATAATATAATCCACATAACCGGAATCCAAAGCGACTTTATATTGATTGGACGCAAAATAACCACCCCATATGGTTGTGATTTGCGGAAACTGTTGTTTTATTTTTTTGGTAAATGGAATGGCTTGTTTCAATTGCGGACCGGGCATAACCGTAGAACCAAAGTATTTGAATTCGCCTGTCGAAAGATAACGTTCGATGGTTTGCCACGGATCGGTTTCCAGATTGCCATCTACAAAAACATAGTCGTAATGCCCATGAATAGAGGCGCCTACCTGTAAAATGGAATTCGGTATCCGGTGCTTACTATTGGCACTTCGGGGATTGAATAATATAACCTTGTTCGTATTCATGTTATCGCAATAACGAGGGTTTTGAGGTAAGTACTAATTGAACCAGTTGTGCTATGGCGGCACCCAATAAAGCGCCACTCATTCCATAGTTTAAATATACTAATATTGTTGATAGTATAGCATTGATCAACGTTCCGGTGAGTAAAATTTTTATAACGGTTTTTTCCTGATGATTCCGAAAGAGTTCCACAATTTTGATACCATAAATAAACGAAGGGTATACATATAGGAAAGCAATCGTGTAAAACCAAATGGAAAGGCTGGTTTTTAGGTAGTACATCGTGATCAAATGGATGATCAATAAGCCGATTGGGACCAGGAATAATCCCAGCAAGCTTAGTTGTTTTTGAATTTGACCCACAACCGACGTGGTATTCCGGTATATGTTTTTGGTAAACGGGGTATAAATAAATGCTGCAACCGACATGGCAAAAACCAGCAGACTATTGAGTACCTGATAATTGGCAACAATGGTTCGGTTTTCGAAATAGTCGATGATATATAAGTCGATTTTTGAAGTGAAAAAGCCCAAAACCGACAATAAAAAGAATGGAAAAGCCTGTTTGTAATAGGAAAAGTCCATTTTGATATTCCCGGAAGATAGGTATTTTTGAAACAATACAAAATAACCGGTGCCGCGGATAAACTGGTAAAAACTGTAATTAACCAACAACGAATAAATCCCGAAATCGTCTTTTAGCCAATAGAAAGGAAACAGGAATACCAAAAAACTAATGACTTCGATCGCTATGGAGGCGTTGAATTTCTTTTCGTAAATGACCAATGCTTCGGTGGAATGATTAAAATAGCGTCCCAATAACCATATAAAAATGTAAAATGTATAGGTAACCGGAAAAAAACAGAGGCTTCCAATCGAAAATAGAAAGACTAAAGGCAAACGGGTAAACAGTATTCGGGAATAGTTCTTTTTGATTCTATTCGGAAGCATACTAAACAACCGCAAGACATATTCTTTATTTCCCCAGTTGATCACCTGAATGGCAAACAGCGTATACAACAAAATCGAAACAAATGCACCCCAGATTTCTTTTTGCGCAAAATGAATCACCAAAAATGGAATAGCCATACCAAAGGCCGATACGATGATTTGGCGTAGCGTATTGCTCGAAATATGTGCAATTCGGTTGTAATGGTTTGCTCTCAATGGACTGTGTTTTTTCGCAAGGTATAAAATCCGATACCACGGCCGTAATCCGATAAGTACAGGATCGTTTTGTTCTTTAATACGATGGCTTTTTGTTTGTGATCACTGCCAACGGTTTGTTGTTGTCCGTTATAAAAAATCTGGTTGTTTTGGATAACCGCTTCGGCTATTTTTACCTCGGGAAGAGGAAGAACCGCCGAATGGGTTCCGTTTTCATTCCGGTAAAAATAACGGAGTTCGTTGCCGGAAATGGTATAATCATAAAGCAATATCGGACTGTCTTTTGGAAGAAGTGCTTTGCTGTTTTCGGATGGTTTGGAATAGGAACCAACAAAACCAATCGGTATGATAATTAACGGAAGTAACAGCATTCCTTTTGGAGAAATGGTTTTGCGCTCGGGAAAGAGAAACAGTACAAAAAAGAACAATAGACCTGCTAGTCGGATATAGGAAAACGGGAATGCTTTGGTTAAAAATAGTGATAACGGAGCATTGCAGATCGCGAATAGTACTATAAATAGGGTGATTTTTGTATAAGACGGTAGGCGTTCTTTTGCCAGAAAAATAAAAGGAAATAGCAATACAATAAACGTATAGGTACTTCCGTAGGGCGACAGTAGTATGGCAGCGATGATCCAATAGGAAAAAGCAAACAGTTTATCGTGGTTTTGGGAAACGAAAAATCCGATATAAAGCAGACTCAGTTTAAAAGTGATCCATACGATTTGAAAAAATAGCGGACTGTTCCATAACGGATTTGGATTTTCGATCGGATCGAAAAGCAATAGTCGTTTGGTAAACATATAAAACGACTGGTAATTGTCGACAAAAGCGGTAGCGATTTCACCATTCGAAGCTTTCGGAAATACGTCTTTTAAAAAGAAAACCCAGATTTCAAATCCGCTTATGGCAACCGACAGTAATGTCAAACCTGCGCAAACTCCGATCAGATATAGAGCGGCTTTAAATTTTTTTCGAAAGAGTAAAAATAAGATCAATAGTACGGGGAATATTTTTAAAAGAATGGCAATACCCCAAAACAGACTCATCCGGAAAAACTGCTTTTTTTCGTACGCCAGCCAGCCTTCAGCCAACAAAAAGAAAAGTAAAAAATACAATTGTCCGAACAACAGGTTGTTTTTGATCGGAATAAAAAAGAGAAACGGCACCAAAACCAGATAGATCGGTTGGATGGAATAGTACTGGAAGATCCGCCTCAGACTATAAAGAAACAGCACACTGCTGATCAGATTGAATATAATTTTAGCCGTATACGGATCAAGAATGTGAAACGGATAAAAAAACAGTGCTAAAAACGGTGTGTTGGGTGCGAAACTGGTAAAAACGGACGTATAACCCAAGGCCGAAATCTTTTCATTAAAAATAGCCGGGAAATACAAATCGGAGGTAAAATGACCTTCCGAAAGAAAATAGCTGCCAAAATAGTAATTCGCAAAATCATGTAAGACGAAACCACTCGCCTGATAGAGGTAAAAACCACACAGTGTAATTATCGGAAGCAAAGGATAATAGGTTTCGAACAGTTTTCTCATAATCCGGAACATAAACAGCCTGTTTTTGCAGGACTTAGTTCAAAGATACGCGAAAACCCTTAATCTGTACACAACGAATAATGTGATCTATTAAACAGGTTGTTCGTTATTAAAAAAATATCCTCTTTACTGTTAAACTGCAAAACCCGACTTGTATTTATGCTACTTTTTAAAGTTTTATAAGAATAAAGTAGTATTTTTCCACTCAAAAGTTGAAAGAAAAATAACACTTTTTTAGTTGCAGGTTTTAGAATTGGTATTGTGTTTCGAAAATGAACGACAGGACACTGAGAAACCTGCAGTTTTGGTCTTTGACCTTTAAATCCTAATTGAGATATGGCCTATTTATACGATGTAAAAGTAAAATCGATTGATGTCGCAAACAAAATAGCGATTTTAGATATAGACACGATTCATCCGGACGCGATGTATTTTAGTAACAATCTGGCGTTTGCGATTCGCCTGATCCGGGACGCGGCTTTGGGAGCAAGCGAATTCAACGTAAATGACAGCGCGAAAGCCGTGAGATTTGGTGCTTAACAAAAATAGAGATGAACGAAAATTTACAACATAACCCCGAGAAACCCGCAGTATTGGTTTTTCATCTATCGGAATTCTTTCAAACGTATGGGATCTCGATTGCAAACCTCTCCCAAACGGTTTATGATTCCCCTTTCTATATCTACGATCGATCCTTTAAAGATAGAGACCTGAAATTTGTGGATGAAAAGCCCATAAACGATGAAGATTGTGATGCCGGTTTTGCAATCCTTAAGGCCATTTGGAACGAATATGTAGGGAAAGCGAAAACACCCGGTTTTTCTCGTGTTTTTAAAATCATGACCGACCTTGATACCGATGATTTCTATATCGAGTCACGATACGGTTTTGTTCCCGGTTATGATATGGATTCTGCAATTGCGACCATCACCCAACAAAATTTTGAGGTAATCCGATGGGATGAATTTTGGAATCAGGATAGTGAAGAATAAGGGTTGACTTCAGATTGTTTCCTTTTTTATGATTTGGAAAATAAGGCAAAATGAAACAAGTTGGTTTTTTGTAGCGCATAACGCAACGAGACGCGTAAAACACCCAATCCGTACACAATACTGCGTTGGAGGTTGATCGAAGAAGCATCTTCAAAATAATGTGTTGGACACGAAACTTCGCCAATCCGGGCGTCGTGATAGCAAAATTGCGCCAGTATTTCGTTGTCGAATACAAAATCGTCGGAATTGTTTTCAAAGTCGATCTGTTGCAAAACGGAGGCTTTAAAGCAACGGTAACCCGTATGGTATTCGGATAATTTCTGATTCATCATCAGATTTTGAAATAACGTCAGCATACGGTTGGCGATATATTTGTAAACCGGCATGCCGTTTTTTAAGGCGCCTTTGCCTAGTATTCGTGAACCCAATACCACGTCATATAAATCGCTTACCACCAGATGTACCATCGATGGAATCAGTTTGGGTGTATATTGATAATCCGGATGCAACATGATGATAATATCGGCGTTTAATTCAAGGGCTTTTTGATAACAGCTTTTCTGATTGGCGCCGTAACCTTTGTTGCGGTCATGGGCAATGATATGTTCAATACCCAGTTCCCGTGCAATCCGAATCGTATCGTCTTTGCTAAAATCATCGGTCAGGATGACGTCATCGACGATGTCGAAAGGAATTTCGTTATACGTCTTTTCTATGGTTTTACCGGCATTATAAGCCGGAAGTACGACTACTATTTTTTGATTGTATACCATATCAGTTCAGGTGGTTGACTTCGGTTTGTGATAGTTCCCGTACGTGATCCGAAACGCTTAAGCTCTGCAATGGTGCCAGCGATTCGATATCTTTACGATGGTAAAGGTTTCCCAGAAATGGAAATTCATCGTACGTATGCGTGGGTAGTCCGGCCAGGCGGTTTTGAACCTCGGTTAAGGTGAGATTCCATTCCCGACTTAAACGTTCGGCCGAAGGTTCCATAAAGGAAATATAAAGCAGTTCCGTTAGGGTGTGTTGTTGTGTTTGCGAAAAATTGACACCCATTGGGAGGTTGTTTTTTAACGTGTTATGCGAAGTCCGGAAGTCCAAAAGCCGGTCGCGGAAATCGGTATACGGCAGAAAACCGTTGTGGTTGTTCTGAACGGTAAATAACGGTTGTATGGACGATTCGTGACACCACATGCATTTGGCGGGTTTTCCGGCATTGGAATGCGTCGGATCGGCATTGTTTTTCCGAATCCCGTTGGCGTCGAATATCCCAAAGCGAAGCTGACCGTTGTCTAATAATTCGATGGTTTCGTATTCGGTTACCGCTCCATTGGCCGGATTGATCTCGGTTGACAAAAAGACCTGATTTAATCCGTTTTGTTCGGAAAACCGTATGATACGATGTTCCAGTGATACACCCGAATTGTCCACATAACCTTTTTCGGGTTGTAAGGTGTAATGGCTCAGGAGTATGTCCAGTTGTTCGGGTACGCCTGTTAAGGCATAATAATGTTCGGAAGCACCGAGCAACAAGGTAACATACCGACCCAAATCGATTGTTTGCTGTTGTTGGTATTCCTGGGAATTTTTGATCTTTTGATGCAAACGGTTCAATAGAACCTGTGCATTTTCCGATAATCCAATGGCTTTACTGTCCACATAAATCCGATTGCCATTGCTATACACACCGGATACATCAGAAGGTAACTTCGCACCGATATACGACAAAGCCCATTTTAATCCGATCAACGATTTATTGATATCGTCGTCCTCATACGCCTTGTTCCATCGGAGTACAAGCGAATCGTCTCCTTTTTCCATCAGATCGGAATAGGAATCGTTCGCGCAGGCGACAAGTAACAGACTAAAAACGAGCAATAGTTTTTTCATGCGGGATTGGTTTGGTAATAATACGGGTAACGCGGTAGATATAATAATTTGTGTTTCGGACAATACAAGGCGACAAATGGGTTAGTTTTTTAAGGCGAATCGTATTTTCCGGGTTTTGGGTGATATTTCGGGCGGTAATAAAAATAAAATCACTGTTTTGTTCGCTATGCGTTGCCAGTAATGCGATGAGCTGACTATCGGTTATAGCAGTATTACAGTTTTGTTCCCAATTGCAAAGTCCCTGATTCCGATTGGTGCATAGGAAAAACGGACGCTTGTCCAGATAAGGGGCAATAATGGTTCCTTCGCAAAACTGCGTAACGGTTTCCATTTTCGATAAACGCTGTTGCTCCAGATAAGCGGCTACCTGTTTTCCGGACGAAAAGGGTTTCCAATAGTCGTATAGATAAGCTATGATTCCACTGCTGAATTGTAATAATAACAGTAAATAAAGAACGGTTCTCCGTGCAAAATCCCGATTGATGTTGTTCCGGATACGATATACATGGTAATGATCCATCCATAAAGCAGTGATCAATATGATATAGTTGATACCATCGAATCGCGTAGCGCCCAATTGGGTGATAAAGAAAAAACACTGTACGCCAAACAAGGCGGTGTAGGTAAACAACAAAGTGGCTTTTCGTTTGTAAAATAACAATAGCGGAAGTCCGTATAACAACAACCCGATGGCGGCCGAGATCGGTTTGCTATAGTTAACCAGTAAATTGGAATTCCAAAAATGAATGGTTCGGAAATCGGGTATCGTGATCCATCCTTTAAAAAGTGAGATAAAGCCTTTGGTAAAGCGTTCGTATAGCGTAATATTTTGTGTTCGGGATAGAAAGATACTATCGATAGACGGGAATAATTGTACGATTAATAAAACAAGACCCGCAGCAAAAACGAGATAGCCGCTGGTATAACGAAGTATGTTTTTTTTGTTTTCAATAGTGAATAATAAGAGTAGTGCCAGACTGACTACTGTAAACATCAGGTGAATATTGGCGGCCAATACCAACCAAAAGGCATAAAGCAGGAATTTTTCCTTTCGTTGGCGGTATAGTCCCAAAGCCAGAAACAGGAATAATAAGCCCAAAATATAATTCCGACTGATGAGGTTGTATTCGAACAGCATAAAATAACCAAAGACAAACAATACTTTAAAAAGCGTCGAAAAAGGCGATTTCCGTAGAAAAATGCCAACCGTTAGCGTGGATAAAAGTATATGTAGGAATTGCATCCAAAACGGATTATCCGTGATTCGGGTGAGTAAAAACAAGAGGATGTTCCACAGCATTGGATGGCCTTCGTGGCGCATGTTGTAAAACAGTTCCGAAAAAGAACCGCTGTCCAGCGCCAATAACCAGTGATGTGCTTCGTCCAGCCAAAGTTCATGATGCAAAATACCCAGCAGGCTTATTGTAAAATAAAGCAGGGTGATAAAAATGAAGTATTTCTTTTCGGCCGATTGGTTCATCGCTATAACTGTTTACTAATCCGCATCAGGCCACTGGCCAAAATGGATTTGGTTTTTAATTTCAGTATTTTGATCGGATTCCGGTTTTCGGTTTTGATCCGCTCCCGGTGAAATTCCACTTCGTTTACCACTTTACTCACGGCATAATCGTAAAACTTACGGGAATAGGTTCTTTTAAAATCAATCTGACGGTCGGTTGAGGTTTCCCAATCGGGTTGTACGGTGATGCGGCTTTCCACCTCATCATACAAAGAAGTGCCTTTAATCGGATAGGCTACCGTAATGGTATATTCCGTAGGGTTGGCTTCTTTGAGGTATTGAATTGTCTGGTGAATGTCGTCTTCGGTTTCACCGGGATAGCCTACCATGATAAACGTTCCGGTTTCGATACCAAGGGCATTGGTTTTTTGAATAGCCTGTTTGACAACCGATACATCAACACGGCGATCCATCAGGTCAATGATTTTCTGGGAACCGCTTTCGGCACCAATCCAGATCCGATAACAGCCGGCTTCTTTTAAAAGTTGTAAAATGGCATCGTTAAGACGTTCGGCCCGGGTGATACATTCGAACGGAACTTTGGCGTCCTGGGCGAGTACTTCTTTATGGAATTCCGTCAGCCATTTATGACTCACGGTAAATACGTCGTCTACAAACCAGAGGGTGTCGGGATTGTATTGGTCTTTTAAAAGGCGCATTTCGGCAGCTACCTGTTGCGCCGGTCGTCTACGGTAACTCTGGCCATAGACAGCCGTGCTGCACCACTTACAGGTATACGGACAGCCGCGTTGTGTGGAAATTGTCATCGAGCTTTTCCCGTGATTCGTTTTCCAGGTTTGTAAATATTTTTCGATCGGAGCAGCTTCCCGGTTGGGTAATGGCAACTCGTCCAATTCCCGGAACTTGGTTCGGGCTTTTGTTTTGATCAATTGACCGTTGTCGAAAAAAGCAATACCATCAACAACCGTATAATCCGACTGTTCCATAATGGCCTGATAGAGTTGGTAGGTCGTTTCTTCGCCTTCGCCTATAATCAGAAAATCGGCGCCGGCATTCAGATAATTTTCGCAATTATAGGTCACGTCGGGTCCACCCAAAATGATTCTCGGAAAACCGTAACGGTAGTCCGTTTTCAGGATCCGAATCAATCGGATTACCTCAACTTTGGTCATCAGGTTGGTGTAAATGGCGATAACATCGGGTTGCATTTCAATGATATAATCCAGTTGTTCCTGTTGGGAATAAAACGTACTGTCGTAAACGCTATTCGGAATATTCCGTTCCAGCAGATAGCCCGAAATATAAAGCAATCCCAATGGTGGATAAGGCTTCATGATTTTTTGCTCCTTCGGATCGTCCGATATATAATACCCGTGTGTCAGTAGTATACTCATCTTTTTTGCAACGCAATAAAATAGTGATCGGAATAGCGCGACAGGAATCGAAT from Flavobacterium sp. WV_118_3 harbors:
- a CDS encoding glycosyltransferase family 2 protein — its product is MVYNQKIVVVLPAYNAGKTIEKTYNEIPFDIVDDVILTDDFSKDDTIRIARELGIEHIIAHDRNKGYGANQKSCYQKALELNADIIIMLHPDYQYTPKLIPSMVHLVVSDLYDVVLGSRILGKGALKNGMPVYKYIANRMLTLFQNLMMNQKLSEYHTGYRCFKASVLQQIDFENNSDDFVFDNEILAQFCYHDARIGEVSCPTHYFEDASSINLQRSIVYGLGVLRVSLRYALQKTNLFHFALFSKS
- a CDS encoding radical SAM protein translates to MNTNKVILFNPRSANSKHRIPNSILQVGASIHGHYDYVFVDGNLETDPWQTIERYLSTGEFKYFGSTVMPGPQLKQAIPFTKKIKQQFPQITTIWGGYFASNQYKVALDSGYVDYIINGPGDKTFPSLLAALENNEPESIVLIKNLIYKKADGTITKTATEALLDQDTLPKFPYEYLNQFYPVRNYLAKTFMGSKTLSYHSSMGCPFSCSFCAVVPIYNARWKGMSAARIYEDVRYFKDTYNIDAIEFHDNNFFTSKKRVLEFSELILNDNISYWGEGRIDTINMYSDDELRLMRKAGCKMIFLGAETGNDAILKQMNKGGTQSGQMIKDFVLRMKNVDIVPELSFVLGMPAATEKEVYDQILWDINFIREIKTINPKSEIIIYLYSPVPTEGSELYQQILDAGFSFPTQLEDWISPSWENFDLRKNPITPWLKPYMIDTIKNFETVLNGYYPTVSDFRIRGFKKTLLQTLSGLRYKTGIYQYPYEIKALHKIWRYRQPEIEGFYSE
- a CDS encoding glycosyltransferase family 87 protein; this translates as MRKLFETYYPLLPIITLCGFYLYQASGFVLHDFANYYFGSYFLSEGHFTSDLYFPAIFNEKISALGYTSVFTSFAPNTPFLALFFYPFHILDPYTAKIIFNLISSVLFLYSLRRIFQYYSIQPIYLVLVPFLFFIPIKNNLLFGQLYFLLFFLLAEGWLAYEKKQFFRMSLFWGIAILLKIFPVLLILFLLFRKKFKAALYLIGVCAGLTLLSVAISGFEIWVFFLKDVFPKASNGEIATAFVDNYQSFYMFTKRLLLFDPIENPNPLWNSPLFFQIVWITFKLSLLYIGFFVSQNHDKLFAFSYWIIAAILLSPYGSTYTFIVLLFPFIFLAKERLPSYTKITLFIVLFAICNAPLSLFLTKAFPFSYIRLAGLLFFFVLFLFPERKTISPKGMLLLPLIIIPIGFVGSYSKPSENSKALLPKDSPILLYDYTISGNELRYFYRNENGTHSAVLPLPEVKIAEAVIQNNQIFYNGQQQTVGSDHKQKAIVLKNKTILYLSDYGRGIGFYTLRKNTVH
- a CDS encoding radical SAM protein, which gives rise to MSILLTHGYYISDDPKEQKIMKPYPPLGLLYISGYLLERNIPNSVYDSTFYSQQEQLDYIIEMQPDVIAIYTNLMTKVEVIRLIRILKTDYRYGFPRIILGGPDVTYNCENYLNAGADFLIIGEGEETTYQLYQAIMEQSDYTVVDGIAFFDNGQLIKTKARTKFRELDELPLPNREAAPIEKYLQTWKTNHGKSSMTISTQRGCPYTCKWCSTAVYGQSYRRRPAQQVAAEMRLLKDQYNPDTLWFVDDVFTVSHKWLTEFHKEVLAQDAKVPFECITRAERLNDAILQLLKEAGCYRIWIGAESGSQKIIDLMDRRVDVSVVKQAIQKTNALGIETGTFIMVGYPGETEDDIHQTIQYLKEANPTEYTITVAYPIKGTSLYDEVESRITVQPDWETSTDRQIDFKRTYSRKFYDYAVSKVVNEVEFHRERIKTENRNPIKILKLKTKSILASGLMRISKQL